A region from the Kribbella shirazensis genome encodes:
- a CDS encoding helix-turn-helix domain-containing protein, producing MTPATARRILLTLEQLGYVRSDNRRFSLTPRVLALGWAYLSSLDLGELAGPFADGCAPVDQELELGLRSIAAPIHNSRGRITTALTHRGM from the coding sequence ATCACTCCCGCGACAGCGCGACGAATCCTCCTCACGCTGGAACAGCTCGGATATGTCCGCAGCGACAACCGCCGCTTCTCGCTCACCCCGCGCGTACTCGCCCTGGGCTGGGCCTACCTGTCATCCCTCGACCTCGGTGAACTCGCCGGCCCGTTCGCCGACGGCTGTGCCCCGGTCGACCAGGAACTCGAACTGGGCCTGCGCTCCATCGCCGCCCCCATCCACAACTCCCGCGGCCGCATCACCACCGCTCTGACACACCGCGGTATGTAA